The following nucleotide sequence is from Mesobacillus jeotgali.
TTTACAGTACTGCGTGCACATTTTGACCAATGGTTCGCACAGAAAGCTGTCGAACAGGGTGCGTTGTTGATAAATGAAACAGTTGTTACTGAATGTATCGTAGAAAATGGCAAGGTTATAGGGGTGCGTACCGACCGCCCTGATGGAGAAGCATTTGCCGATGTTGTCGTGCTTGCAGATGGTGTAAACTCCCTGCTCTCCAAGCAGCTTGGCTTCCACAGGGAATTCCGTCCTGATGAAGTTGCCCTGACGGTTATGGAAGTAATCAATCTGCCGAAGGACAAAATAAATGAACGCTTCAATCTTGAAGGAAATCACGGAACTACGATTGAGATTTTCGGTGATTCAACACAAGGCAATCTTGGTACCGCCTTCCTTTATACTAACAAGGAAAGCTTGAACATCGGTGTAGGAACTACACTTTCAAGCATGATCAAAGCTAAATTGAAGCCATATGAGCTGCTTGATTACCTGAAAAAACATCCAATGGTTCGTCCTTATCTAGAGGGAGGGGAATCGGCAGAGTACCTGGCCCACTTAATCCCTGAAGGGGGATTCAATTCCGTGCCAAGGGTTGCCGGAAACGGTGTGCTTGTAGTAGGAGATGCTGCCCAGCTGGTAAATGCCATTCACCGTGAGGGCTCAAACATGGCGATGGCTTCAGGGCAAATGGCAGCAGAAGCCATCGTAGAAGCCAAAAATGATGGCGACTTCAGCGAGAACAGCCTGAACCGCTATAAGGAAGCATTGTTCGGCAGCTTCATTATTAAAGACCTTGAAAAATATAAGGATGCTGCACATACCTTTGAGACATACCCGCAATATTTCAAGGAATATCTGCCAATGATGAACAAAGCAATGAGCAAGTTCTTCACAGTAGATGGAACACCTAAGAGAGAAAAACAAAAGGAAATCATGCGCAGCGTGACGGCTGAAAAAGGAACCTTTAAAGTAATGCAAGACATCTATCGTGCCTGGAAGGCGGTGAAATAATGTCAACGACAAACATCGAGGAAAAACAATTTCTTTTAAGGTTTAAGTGTGACACGAAATCACATCTGACAGTTTTGGACCATGACGTCTGCATGACGCAGTGCCCTGACAAACTCTGTACCGTATTTTGCCCGGCTGAAGTATACAAGTGGGAAGGGAAAAGGATGCAGGTAGGCTATGAAGGCTGTCATGAATGCGGCAGCTGCCGGATCGGCTGCCCTTACCAGAATATCAAATGGGAATATCCAAAAGGCGGACACGGAATCGTATTCAGGCTAGCCTGATTTGTTTGGTTAACATGAAAAGACCGGCGGACAAATCGTTCGCCGGTCTTTTTGTTGTGTAAGCTTGTCTAATAAATGAGGAGAATGGAAGGATAAATAAATGATACATGGACTGTGAGAAGGAAAAGGAATAAAAAACAAACTGATATAGATAAAGGAATATGTACTCAACAAGCTGGCCATCAACAATTGTTCTATATTCATCATATGTAAGTTAATTCACAAATGGGTTCAAAAAAAGGTGGAGCTTTTAAGTGAGGGATTTGAAAGAGGGGTTAACTGATTTTTTCTTGCTGGCGTAATGCGTGAAGCTGGTCACTGCGGATCTCTTTTTCTATCTTCCGCGCTGCCTCTACAGCATCATCAAACCGGTCATACAGAGTTGATTCATAAACTGGTTTGTCAGCATCATAGATTCCGGATGAGTCTGATTTGTATATAGTTACGTTCCAATGATAGAATTCACGGTCATTGTCTTGATGTCCCTGAAGTCCAATTATTAAGTGGGTATGCAGTACATCAGGCTGGATTTCGAGGAACGCCTTCTTGTCGCTAAGCCCTGCTGGCACAAGTGACTTTTGATAAAAATCCCGGTACGAATTATTCTGCAAGGTGAAATCACTCCTTTTCCATTAAGCTATAACTTTATTATATGTAAGGATTTATAATATTTGAAGGCGAATTGTTAAAATTTTTTGAAATTTTAACAAAGTGTCATTTTTCCTTCACATTTTCTTAAATAAATCAAAATTGTGATGCCTATCACAACTGAGACTTCAATTGCTTTTTATAATCAAATTATAAGAGATATAGGAGGCCGATTGATATGACAGGTTGTATGAGCGGTATAAACCAAGATTCAAGTTTTACATTAAGTGCAGGTCTTCAGCAATTAAAAAATGAACATCCCCCCTTATTGGATATGCTGGCAAACCTTTTGGATATTTCATTGAAAATTGAGGAAGGGGGGCAGATGGAGGAGAATTTCTCAAGGTTGAGAGAGCTGGTCATTGAGTTTCTTGCTGAGCTTGAGCCGCATTCTGAGCGTGAAGAAGGCGTATTATTTGAAATGATGGCTGTTTATATCGGAAGGGAAATGGGGCCGATTGCGGTTATGGAATATGAACATGATCAGGCAAAACGATTCATTGGAACCTTCCTCCATAACACAAAGGATGGCACGACAGGTTTTACAAGTGAGAAAATGATTGAAAACGCCCAGATGATTAAAAATGCAAATTACACTTTAGTGAGCCATTTTGCTAAAGAAGAAAGCATTCTTTTCCCAATGGCAGAGAATATGTTCAGTGAGGAAGAAAAGCAGGAACTGGCAGCGCGTATAAAATTGATCTAATAGGGATAAAAAAGCGCATGCTTCAGTCAGCACCGGCGCTGGACTATGTGAAAAATAATTTAAAAAGGGTGAAGCCGTCGCGGCTTCACCCTTTTTGTAGTGCGCCCGGCATGGGTGCAATCTATAGGGTGCAAGTCCCGAGCCACGAAGGCAGTAGTAGTGGTTAGCTTAACGCAAGGGTGTCCGCGGCGACGCGGAATCTGAAGGAAGCGAGCGGCAAACCTCCGGTCTGAGGAACACGAACTTCATACAAGGCTAGGTACCATTGGATGAGTTTGCTACACAAAACAAAGTCCTTACTGCCGAAGGTGGTACAGAGTAAATGAAGCAGATAGATGGAGGGAAAGATTGTACTCTTACCCGGGGAGGTCTGGTTGAAACGCCAAGTACACTTGGTAACCTATTTAGCAATAAATAGCTGAACAACCAGAAGTCAGCAGAGGTCATAGTACCTTACCGACTCGAGACGGTAGGGGAAGGACTGAACAATTAGGAAGAACGAGAACTAGGTATACAATTCCTGTGTAGAAGCAGACAATCCGAAAGGACTTACTTGAAGGAGGACGTGGTGAATTCCACAGGGGACTTCAGGAGGGTGGAGCAGGAATAACATAATTAGACTTCTACGTTCACGTCGAAAGGAAATATCACATGTTAATGGATCTGATTCTGTCACGGGAAAACTTAATAGAAGCACTTAAACGTGTGGAGAAGAACAAAGGGAGTCACGGCATAGATGGAATGTCCGTAAAATCCCTACGAAGATATCTCTATGAAAACTGGGACACCCTTTGTGATTCTTTAAGGAAAGGTACCTATCAACCTAACCCAGTCCGTCGAGTCGAAATCCCGAAACCGACCGGAGGAGTTAGATTACTAGGAATACCTACCGTGACAGACCGGTTCGTTCAACAGGCTATCGCTCAAGTTTTAACCCCGCTCTTTGACCCAACCTTCTCAGAACATAGTTATGGGTTCAGGCCAAATCGAAGAGGCCATGACGCTGTTCGTAAAGCAAGGGGATATATAAGCGAAGGTTTCAGATGGGTGATAGACATGGACTTGGAGAAGTTCTTTGACAAAGTGAATCATGATAAGTTGATGGGGATATTGGCAAGCAGAATCCAAGACCGATTGGTCTTGAAATTAATACGGAAATATCTCCAAGCAGGAATCATGATAAATGGTGTAGTCTACGATGCAGAAGAAGGAACACCACAAGGAGGTCCACTGAGCCCTCTTCTTTCGAATATCCTTTTGGATAAGCTTGATAAAGAGTTAGAAAGGAGAGGGCACAAGTTTGTCCGCTACGCCGATGATTGTAATATCTACATGAAATCGAAGAAAGCTGGAGAACGAGTGATGAACTCGATTACATGCTTCATCGAGCAGAAATTAAAGCTCAAAGTAAATAGAGAGAAATCAGCGGTTGACCGCCCGTGGAAACGAAAGTTCCTTGGCTTTAGCTTTACGGTTAATAAGAAACCGAAGGTTCGAATAGCCAATGAAAGTATTAAAAGGCTTAAAGCCAAAATACGAGAGCTAACCTCCCGTTCTAAACCAACCCCTATGGAAGTTAGAATTGAGAAACTGAATCAATATCTAACGGGATGGTGTGGATATTTTGCATTGGCTGATACACCAAGTAAATTCAAAGAATTTGATGAGTGGATTAGAAGAAGACTTCGTATGATTGAATGGAAACAATGGAAGAACCCCAAGACAAGAGTAAGAAAGCTCAAAAGTCTAGGCGTTCCTGATCAAAAGGCATACGAATGGGGAAACTCCAGAAAGAAATACTGGAGAATAGCCTCTAGTCCAATTCTACACAAAACCCTCGATAACTCTTACTGGAGTAATCGAGGGCTCAAAAGTCTATATCAAAGATATGAATTTCTACGTCAAACTTAATTGAACCGCCGTATACCGAACGGTACGTACGGTGGTGTGAGAGGTCGGGGGTTAGTCACCCCCTCCTACTCGATTATAATTAAGCTTCTGTAATCGTAACAAGCTTAATGTCTTTTGTATCGAATCTATAAAAAACATTATCCTCTCCAGTGAACTCGATCATCCCTTCTTGATCTTTCGCATCCTGGATGGCTTCTGAAATGTTTTCTACCTCGATTGGTCGTGAAACTTGAAAATCTTTTTCAAAAAAATAGTTAATCTTAAATTTAGACATGTTGTTCTCCCTTCTTTTTATCCTCACTTTCTTTTTTTCCTTAACAGGAGTATGTCTAAACATGAATATGCAAATGGAATATTTTAATTTTCATTCTCGAGCTTAATTGTTCCATTCCGCCAGTTTTTCATCGGAAGGAAGGAACATAGTCAGAATTCCCAGAAGGGGCAGGAATCCGACACAGATGATCATCAGAGGCAATCCGATCAAGTCAGCAAGGTATCCTAATCCGACAGAACCGATGGCCCCCATACCGAATGCGAGACCTACTGTCAGGCCAGCCATCGTACCGATTTTGCCCGGAACGAGCTCCTGTGCATATACAACAGTTACTGAAAAGCTCGACATCAGAATAAAGCCGCTTACCGTCAGCAGAGCAAACGCAATAGTATATGGCATAAATGGAATGATTGCGGACAATGGAGCAGTAGCAATCATCGATAAAAATATGATGTTTTTCTTTCCAAATCGGTCTGCCAGCGGACCGCCGAAAAATGTGCCGAATGCACCGGCAACAAGGAACGCAAACAGGAATATTTGTGCCTCCCTGATCGAAAGGCCATATTTCTCGATTGCATAAAACGCGTAAAAATTCGTCATCCCTGAAATATACCAGGACCGGGCAAAAATCAAAAATAGAATCAAAACGAGTGCCATTTTAATGTTTTTTGAGATTCCCTTGCTGACCTGTACGCTTGCTTTCTTGGCTTTGGCGGCTAATTTTTCATAATCCAATTTACGGCTGTACCAGGCTGCGATATATAAGAGCAGACCAACAGCAATTGCTGCAACTAACGTAAACCAAATTGCTCCGAATTGACCGAGCGGTACGAGGATGAGCGCAGTAATCAGCGGGGCAAGTGCCTGCCCGGAATTGCCGCCGACCTGGTATATGGACTGTGCCAATCCCCTGCGCGGGCCGGCTGCCATATAGGCTACACGGGAGCCTTCTGGATGGAAAACAGCTGACCCAAGTCCTATGAATAAAACGGAAAGAATAACAAATTCAAAACTTGAAGCGAATGCAAGGCCAAGAACACCGAACATTGTCGAGGTCAAACCCAGCGGCAGGGCATAAGGCATTGGCTTTTTGTCAGTTGCCATTCCAATCAAGGGCTGAAGGATGGAGGAGACAATATTCAAAGAAAAGGCGATCATCCCTAATTGGGTAAATGAAAGCCCCATAGATTTTTCAAGGATCGGGAACATCGCTGGAATAACAGATTGAATAGAATCATTAAGTAAATGTACTAATCCGATGATGAAGAGTATTTTATATGCTGTATCGTTTTGGTTCTGCGGTTTTGCTCTAACGGCGGCAGCTGATTGGCTCATGAATGTCTCCTACTGAAATTATTTCGGTTTCCTACATATCATTTTACAAAAAAAGTCACAAGATAAAAATAGCTTTTCTGCCGAAAAATATGTTCTAATATAATTTAGAAAATACAGATTATTTATAAGGGGGAACTTTTGAATGGAAAAAGCCGTGAGTTCATTGATGAACCAGGAGATTTTAAATGATTTTCTGGATCGGTTTAATCTGGAGAGGGAAGTAAAAAAACTGGGTGATTTTGAGAACTATGTTTTTGAAACATATAGAAATGGCCATCCATATATCATGCGGCTCACACACAGTTCCCACCGGAGCAAGGATGAGGTTTTAGCCGAACTGGACTGGATGAGGCATCTAAACAACGAAGGTCTGTCGGTTCCGGAAGTTTTCCCCTCCAAAAACGGGCTTCTTGCAGAAGAAATTCTGGCAGAAGATAGAAGTGAATTCTATGGTTGTTTATTTGCTAAAGCGCCAGGAGCTGCAGTCAGTGTGCGGTCAGAAAAATTCAATGAAGAACTGTTCAAAAAATGGGGGGAAACGACAGCAAGGATGCATCATGCCACAAAATCCTATAAGCCATCTGAAGGCATAAAAGCACGCAGCAGCTGGGATGAGGACGAACTTTTGTCAGTTGAAAAATATTATCCTTCTGACGAGAGGGAATTAGTAGAAAACGCGAAAGAAGTGATTGCAGAGATTTCCGCTCTTCCAAAAAATATAGATAATTACGGTGTCATCCATACTGACATCCATTCAGGGAACTTTTTTTATGATGGAGAACAGATTCATGTTTTTGATTTTGATGATGCGAGTTACCATTGGTTCGCCTCAGATATCGCAATTCCTTTGTACTATTCAATCATATATCGAATCCCTGCTGGCGAGGAAGAAGCACGAAATCGCTTCGGCCAGATGTTTCTTGATGCGTTTATAAAAGGATACCAAAAAGCGAACGATTTGCCCGAAGGCTGGAAGGAACAAGTTCCGTTGTTCCTGATGCTTCGCGATATTGTCCTGTATTCAGTCCTGCACAAAAAAATCGCTCCAGAGGATAGGGACGAAAAATTGAAAGTTATGATGGATGAAATCGCAGTCAGGATCAGGAATAAACAGCCGATTATAAATATTAAAAACTAAAAGGAAAACACCAGAGCAAATTGCTTCTGGTGTTTTCGTCAATTTACCAGCCGCGGCTGGCACCGCCTCCTCCGGAAGATCCGCCTCCTCCTCCTCGAGGTCCTCCGCCACCGCCGCCTCTCGATATAATCGATAGCAGCAAGTAGGTTAGGGTCCCGCCGAAGAACATAAAATCCAGGACAATGACGCCGATAACGATTATGACGAGCAGCCATGATGGTATTGGCAAGTCTTGCTGCTGAACATCACGCGGTGCACTGCCGAATTCATTTGTACCTGATACCTCGTTAGCAAGCGCCTGATACGTATTCATGACAGCAAGGTTAGGCTGGCCATTTTGTAAATGTGGAATCGCATATTCATCAAGGATTCGTCCGGATTTGCCATCAGGGATGATTCCTTCTAGTCCATATCCGACTTCAATCCTGATTTTCTTTTCCTGCATGGCTATCACTAGCAGCACGCCGTTATCATTTTCTTTCGTTCCAAGCCCAAATTTTCTGTAAGCTTCGACTGAGTATTCCTCAATGCTTGACTCGCCGATCGAGTCTACAGTAAGGACAGCAATCTGAGAAGTAGTCTGATCATCAATCGACCTTCCGATATTTTTTAACTGTATTTCCTCGTTCTCGCTTAAAACATTGGCGAAATCCTGGACATATATATCCCCAACTGGTGCAGGTATCTCATTTGGTGCGGCGATTGCCCCGGTAGGAAGCAGCAATAGCAGGATGCCAAGTATTGCCACCAGGCCAGGGAATCTATTTATGCTCATCCTCAGCCTCCAAAGTCAACCTCAGGGGCTTCCTGTGCCCGAGGGTCCGCCTGGAAGTATTCCTTTTCGTCGAAACCTGTTATGTTAGCGATGATGGCACCTGGGAATTGCTTTACTTTCCGGTTATAAACGGATACCTGATCATTGTAATCCTTTCTTGCCACAGCCAGTCTATTTTCCGTACCGGCAAGCTCATCCATTAATTGGGTGAACTGCCTGTCCGCTTTCAGGTTTGGGTAGTTTTCCACAACGACAAGCAAGCGGCTTAAGGCACCGGACAATTCGGCATTAGCAGTTGCCTGCTCTTCCGGCGTATTCGCTCCCGCTAATCTAGCACGAGCATCTGAGATGGATTGGATGACTTCTTTTTCATGAGCTGCATACCCCTTGACCGAATTGACAAGGTTTGGGATGAGGTCAAGTCTCCGCTGAAGCTGGTTCTCTACCTGGGCATATGCCTGGTTGACATTCTCTTCCTCGGCAACGAAGTTATTATAGCTGCCAACTCCCATCATGATGAAAATTCCTAGTAAGACTAATAAACCAATGACAATTCCTAATCCTTTTTTCACTCTAGCCACTCCTAATTCTTAGTTGTTTGGTGATGCCCGTATTTTTCCCTCATTTGTGAGGGTTTTAAACTTAATAGAATTGATACTCTCTTGCCACGGAAACTTACCTCCTTATCTTTCCACTTGAAATCCTTCATTTTATTATTGGAAACCCTGTTGATTGTAGTGGAAGGCGCGTAGACTCCTCCGAAAATGCTAACGCATTTCCCTCGTGCGTGGGCAGGTTCGAGGAAGCTGAATCAATGTCCTGCAGGATCAGCTGGACAGTTGAGACCCCGCAGGAGCTTGCTCCGAGGAGGCTCACCGCCAGCCCTGCGGAAAGCGAAACGCCTGGAACGAAAATCAACAGTCTTGTTTAAGGACTTTATTTAGTTTTTCATATAAAATTAAGGGAAATACTGATAAAAACAACGAATTCAGATATACTCTAGTTATGGATTAGTCGATTGAGGTAAAGGAATGAAATTGTATGAAAAATGAGACAGAAAAATCTTTGAAATTATTCATTGTATTATCCAGAGCGTACAGGGCTGTCAATGAAAAGGTGAACAAGGTCATCCAAAGAAATGGACTGAACCCGACTGAATTTGCTGTTTTAGAGCTTTTATACCACAAAGGCGAACAGCCATTGCAGCAAATAGGGGGAAAGATTCTTCTGGCAAGCGGCAGTATCACCTATGTAGTTGATAAACTTGAAGAAAAAGGCTATTTAAACAGAGTAGCCTGTCCTAAAGATCGAAGAGTCACTTATGCGAAAATTTCTGAAGATGGAAGAAAACTAATAGAAGAAATTTTTCCTGAACACAGCGCGTTGATCCACGAACTGATGGACAGCCTGAATGATGATGAAAAAGACACAGCGATTGAGTTGCTAAAAAAGCTGGGCCTATCTGTAAGCAAATATTAAAAAACGGCAAATGCCGTTTTTTTATTGTTTTCTTCTGAAAAATTTATCTAAAGAGCAGTTATAAAAAGGGAAAAAGGGAATATCCGTAGAATAGGAAAGGGATGGGGATAATACATCCCTTATAAAGAAAAAGGGGGCAATACCGTGAAATATGAGCAATATACATATACCCGCCCGAATTTGGATGAAGTCACTGCTAAATTCGATAAACTTCTCGAACAATTCAAAAATGCAGGCTCTGTTGAGGAGCAAAGCACGGCAATGAATGGCATCAATAATTTGCGCAATGATGTCGGCACAATGTTCAATCTTTGCTATATCCGCCATTCTATCGATACCGAAGATGAGTTCTATAAGCAAGAACAGGATTTCCTGGATGAACTGGCTCCACAGGTAGAGGGCTTGGTGACAAAGTATTATGAAGCACTTGTTTCGTCTTCTTTCCGTGATGAACTCGAAGCCAAATGGGGAAGTCAGCTTTTCGCTTTGGCCGATGCACAGTTAAAACAGTTTTCACCGGAAATCGTTCCATTGATGCAGAAGGAAAACAAGCTTTCCACTGAATATACAAAGCTTGTTGCTTCAGCGAAAATCATGTTCGAAGGGGAAGAGAGGACTCTTGCACAGCTTGATCCTTTTACAGAGTCTAAAGACCGTGAAACAAGAAAGAAAGCAAGTGAAGCTAAATTTGCATTCTTTTCCGAGCATGGAGAAGAGTTCGATCGGATTTATGATGAGCTTGTTAAAGTGAGAACTGGGATGGCCCATAAACTTGGCTACAGTAACTTTGTAGAGCTTGCTTACTATCGCATGTTCCGTACTGACTATGACAGCAGCATGGTAGCAGCATTCAGGGACCAGGTTCATAAATACATCGTTCGGGTCGCTTCGAAGCTTAAGGAACGTCAAAAGAATCGTATAGGTGTCGGGGAATTAAAGTACTATGATGAGCCATTCGATTTCAAAACCGGTAATGCGGCTCCAAAAGGAAGTCCTGACTGGATCATTGAAAATGGACAGAAAATGTATAATGAGCTATCTCCTCAGACAGGCGAATTCTTCCGTTACATGAATGAAAACAATCTGATGGACCTGGTTGCAAAGAAAGGTAAAGCAGGCGGAGGCTATTGCACATATATTGAAAACTATAAGTCACCATTCATATTCTCGAACTTTAACGGCACCTCAGGCGATATTGATGTGCTGACACATGAAGCGGGCCATGCCTTCCAGGTATATTCAAGCCGTCATTTTGAAATTCCGGAATATAACTGGCCTACCTATGAGGCTTGTGAAATCCACTCGATGAGCATGGAGTTCTTCACATGGCCATGGATGGAACTATTCTTCAAAGAGGATACCGATAAATATAAATTCTCGCATCTAAGCAGTGCGCTGCTATTCTTGCCATACGGAGTTTCTGTTGACGAATTCCAGCACTGGGTCTATGAAAATCCTGAGGCTACCCCTGCAGAAAGAAAGCAGCAATGGCGTGAGATCGAGAAGAAGTATTTACCGCATAAAGACTATGATGGAAACACTTATTTAGAAGAAGGCGGATTCTGGCAGCGACAGGGCCATATCTATAATTCACCTTTCTACTATATCGATTACACGCTTGCGCAGATTTGTGCATTCCAATTCTGGAAGCGTTCAAGAGAAAATCAGTCCGAAGCATGGAATGATTATGCTAACCTCTGCAAGCTGGGAGGAAGCATGGCTTTCACTGACCTAGTCAAGGAAGCGAATCTGATTTCACCATTCGAAGAGGGCTGCGTCCAGTCAGTAATTGGCGAAATCGAGAGCTGGCTTGATTCAGTTGACGATAGCAAGCTGTAAAAAATAGTGGCACTTACAGTCTGCAGACAAACGATGAAAATCGGTTTGTCTGCAGTTTTTTATTTTTATTGATTGTGGATTTGTTATCATACGAGGAACGGTACCCTTATGAGTGTGGAAATACTATTATAAGAATATCTTTCAAATTTAAAATTAATAAAAGCCCGCATCCTCATGCGGGCTTCATCACTATAAGCTGCGTTCTTTTTTTACCTGTCTGAAGAAAAACACCTCATAAATAACAGGAATCAGAATCAACGTTAATAGAGTGGAGGAGGTGAGTCCTCCAATTACGGTTACTGCCAGCCCTTTTGAAATCAGGGTGCCAGATGAAGTAGTGAGCGCTAATGGAATCAATGCAGCGATCGTCGCAAAGGCCGTCATCAGGATTGGCCGCAGCCTGGTGATTCCTGCTTCAACAAGCGCCTCGCGGATAGGCATTCCTTTCTCTGTCCGGTTCTGGCCAATCCGGTCAACCATGACGATCGCATTGGTTGTAACAATCCCAATTAGCATCAGCAATCCGATCATGACGCTAACTGACATCGGCTCATCTGCAATCCATAGTCCGAGGAGGGAGCCGATTGGGACGAAAATCAAGGATGACAGGATTATGAAAGGGATCCTTGCCTGACCGAATGTGATCAGCATGGTCAAATAGACAAGTCCGATGGCCACAATCATTGCAATTCCCAATTGTGTGAACGTTTCAACTGTCTCATCACTGCCGCCCCCGCCTTCAAGGGAAACACTATCAGGCAGTTCAATATCATTTTGGACACCATCAATAACGGCATTCGATACTGCTCTAATGTCATTTGAATCAATTTGTGCTGAAACGCGGGCGAATATCTTGCCATCTAATTTCTGGATCGAGGTAAATGCCTCCGTTTCAGTGATACGGGCGATTTCGGTGATCGGAACCGGCCCTTGTTGAGTGAAGATCATGGTATTCTTGAGATCCTCTATGGTTTCGGATTTTTCATTGTAGGTAATGGAAACACGGCGGTCTTCACCGCCCAGTTTCATTAAACCAGCATCAACAGGCTTCGTTTTATCAGTTATGGTACCAAGAACCTGGAATCCGGAAACCCCTAATTGAGCAGATTTTTCTGGGTCGATATCTACAATAACTTGCTTTTGTTTCTCGGAAAAATTGTTGGATACATATTTTAGGTCTTCCTGCTTCATCATGTAATCTTCTACCCTGGCAGCCGCGTCCTGTAAGACAGCCAAATCAGTAGAGTACAAGTCAATGTTGACATTATTATTGGATGGCGGACCACCTGTGGATTGTTCCTGGATACCGATTTTTGCATCTGGCTCTATTGATAGAACGATATCTTCCATTTCTTTTTCTAGCTCAGGTATAAACTCGGAAACACTTACGCCATCTCCCAGACTGATAAAATAGTTCGCCTGGTTTTGTCGTTTGAGACCGGTCTGGAAGTCCCGACTGCCGATTCCAACGGTCACATCATTAATTTCCTTTTGTTCTGCGAACATATTCTCGACCTTCAAAGATACTTCATTCGTTTTATCAAGCGAAGTAGAAGATGGCAGCTGGAAAGTAGCGACCAGCAGCTTTTGCTCCTCGTTAGGAATGAACGTGAAACCAAGACCTTTGACAAGGAATCCTGAACCCGCAAGCAGGGCAA
It contains:
- a CDS encoding M3 family oligoendopeptidase is translated as MKYEQYTYTRPNLDEVTAKFDKLLEQFKNAGSVEEQSTAMNGINNLRNDVGTMFNLCYIRHSIDTEDEFYKQEQDFLDELAPQVEGLVTKYYEALVSSSFRDELEAKWGSQLFALADAQLKQFSPEIVPLMQKENKLSTEYTKLVASAKIMFEGEERTLAQLDPFTESKDRETRKKASEAKFAFFSEHGEEFDRIYDELVKVRTGMAHKLGYSNFVELAYYRMFRTDYDSSMVAAFRDQVHKYIVRVASKLKERQKNRIGVGELKYYDEPFDFKTGNAAPKGSPDWIIENGQKMYNELSPQTGEFFRYMNENNLMDLVAKKGKAGGGYCTYIENYKSPFIFSNFNGTSGDIDVLTHEAGHAFQVYSSRHFEIPEYNWPTYEACEIHSMSMEFFTWPWMELFFKEDTDKYKFSHLSSALLFLPYGVSVDEFQHWVYENPEATPAERKQQWREIEKKYLPHKDYDGNTYLEEGGFWQRQGHIYNSPFYYIDYTLAQICAFQFWKRSRENQSEAWNDYANLCKLGGSMAFTDLVKEANLISPFEEGCVQSVIGEIESWLDSVDDSKL